A genomic segment from Glycine soja cultivar W05 chromosome 18, ASM419377v2, whole genome shotgun sequence encodes:
- the LOC114397169 gene encoding uncharacterized protein LOC114397169: MEGNFSVVIQRILPPKHKDPGSVTIPCSIGAVSVGKALIDLGASINLMSLSMCRRMGELEIMPTRMTLQLADCSITRPYGVIEDVLVRVKHLTFPADFVVMDIDEDVDIPLILGHPFMLTASCVVDMGRRKLEMGIDDQKISFDLFDEEK; encoded by the coding sequence ATGGAGGGAAACTTTAGTGTTGTGATTCAACgcatccttccacccaagcataaagatccAGGCAGTGTCACTATACCTTGCTCGATCGGTGCAGTCTCAGTTGGTAAGGCTCTTATTGATTTAGGAGCCAGCATAAATTTGATGTCGCTCTCTATGTGTCGGAGGATGGGAGAGCTAGAGATAATGCCAACCAGAATGACTCTGCAGTTAGCTGATTGCTCCATCACCAGACCGTATGGAGTGATAGAAGACGTTTTGGTCCGAGTAAAGCACTTAACTTTCCCTGCCGACTTTGTGGTCATGGACATTGACGAAGATGTTGATATCCCATTGATCTTGGGACATCCATTCATGCTGACTGCAAGTTGTGTGGTGGATATGGGAAGAAGAAAGTTGGAAATGGGCATCGATGATCAAAAGATCAGTTTTGATctatttgatgaagaaaaataa